In one Anabrus simplex isolate iqAnaSimp1 chromosome 9, ASM4041472v1, whole genome shotgun sequence genomic region, the following are encoded:
- the LOC136881146 gene encoding uncharacterized protein, protein MTAKKGTKMKDSEGTECSNTIRFGKKLLLTNKEQKGQEKPDTKEALLLAAVIEDEDKERNRKRRLFWIRDIGSRRKIHGEFHHLIQELNGSDEEFKSYFRLSQEQFHELLSVIEGDIKKKCTNWRKSITPKERLAICLRYLVTGDRFKTIAYSYRTGASTVSSIVNEVCEAIWNRLQDEVLPIPSEEKWKLIAKDFENLWNFPHCLGALDGKHVLIRAPPNSGTTFYNYKKTFSIVLLAVVDAHYRFTVIDVEAKGRNSDGGIFSNSAFGSALKDGSIKIPADEPLASHGPSLPFVFVGDEAFPLKRYLMRPFPRDQVHNNEPKGVFNYRLSRARRIVENTFGILVSQWGVYEKPFRCKLELVDKIVKATCVLHNYMRQNIQVTPAGQCEQEIMTDDAGLDPIPHVGCNATQEAFQR, encoded by the exons AGGAGGCTCTTTTATTGGCTGCTGTTATCGAAGATGAAGataaagaaagaaacagaaagagaagaCTATTCTGGATACGGGACATTGGAAGTAGAAGAAAAATAcatggtgaattccatcatttgattcaagAACTAAACGGAAGTGACGAAGAATTTAAAAGTTACTTTCGTCTAAGTCAGGAACAGTTTCACGAACTTCTCTCTGTTATTGAGGGTGATATTAAGAAAAAGTGTACAAATTGGAGGAAATCTATAACACCAAAAGAAAGATTAGCAATATGTTTGAG GTACCTGGTAACTGGGGACAGATTCAAAACTATAGCATATAGTTACAGGACGGGGGCCTCAACTGTGTCATCTATAGTAAATGAGGTATGTGAAGCGATATGGAATCGACTGCAGGACGAAGTGCTACCAATACCTTCAGAGGAGAAGTGGAAACTGATTGCAAAAGATTTTGAAAATCTGTGGAATTTCCCCCATTGTTTAGGGGCTCTTGATGGAAAGCATGTACTTATTCGAGCCCCACCAAATAGTGGAACAACATTCTACAATTACAAGAAGACATTTTCAATTGTTCTGTTAGCAGTTGTAGACGCACATTACCGTTTTACAGTGATCGATGTGGAGGCCAAAGGAAGAAATAGTGATGGTGGTATCTTCTCAAATAGTGCATTTGGGTCGGCATTGAAAGATGGGTCAATAAAAATACCTGCAGATGAACCACTGGCATCACACGGCCCAAGTTTGCCTTTTGTATTTGTTGGGGATGAGGCCTTCCCATTGAAGAGATACCTCATGCGCCCTTTCCCCCGTGATCAGGTTCACAACAATGAGCCTAAAGGCGTATTCAATTATAGACTCTCACGAGCCAGACGTATTGTTGAAAATACTTTTGGTATTCTGGTTTCACAGTGGGGGGTTTATGAAAAACCGTTTAGATGTAAGTTGGAACTAGTTGATAAAATTGTAAAGGCAACGTGTGTTCTTCATAATTATATGCGGCAGAATATCCAAGTGACACCAGCAGGGCAATGTGAACAGGAAATAATGACAGATGATGCAGGTCTTGATCCGATTCCACACGTGGGTTGTAATGCCACTCAAGAGGCTTTTCAACGTTAG